The Branchiostoma lanceolatum isolate klBraLanc5 chromosome 7, klBraLanc5.hap2, whole genome shotgun sequence nucleotide sequence CTGTAATGCTGTACATGATATATACTCTTCGGCATCCTTTGTGCCTTTACCCAACATCAAGTCCCTGCAACAGTCTTACACAATCTGGATGATCATTTTGTTAATGTCATACATTTGTTACATCACCTTTTGCAGTCACAAATATTATATTTCTCTCTCCAAAGACGTTGTATATGAAAAACACAACTGAAATTAAGGTAACCATAGAGTTACAGCTGAACCCAAGTTTCATATAAGATACGTTGCCAAAAATCAAGTATTCAAGCTTCTGAACAAAATTCTGCACAAATTTTGAATCCAATAATTTTAGATTAATTCATTaacatatatatcatgtatagCACAGAGGACGAGTCCAATTCAGTCATGAATTAAATCAATCTGCAGAAgacattttcatttttgattAGTAATAGGATTTAAACCATGGCACTTCATCTTTAAGGTTCTAGAAAGTGCCCTGGAACCACTTTAGCTCAATGAACAGTTAAGCTACTCTTCCATTGATCGATACAGAGAAGACCGGCGatatatacagtatgtacaggttcattATACTGGATAAagttccctagctcttttcgacaagtacaatgaacagtggacggcggcttaacgtcccgtcccaaagactgcgaccctttctacTAGTGCGCaagtcaggtgagcgacaacagtTGGGGTTCAAACTCACGGCATCCtcgtccagaggcagggtcactaaccactggactacgcacgctactataTCATCTACGTACAtcattgaatttaaaaaaaaaaaactgaagcaAATCGCGGCAATCCACTGCAAATATACACCCAAACAGGAAGGCCACAAAGGTGACCCTGTAAACTTCACACACAGTCCAATACGCCAACAGAGGCCCAGGACCTTTACAATCTGTCTAGCTGTGCTCCTTATGTTTTAGAATTATGGTGAAAAGTGAAGAACCAAATCAATCTTAATTTTGATAACGTTACAGTGGGTGGATTATAAGAGGAGTGAGTAAAAGTAGTGAGAATTGAATGCAACGAGGATGAAGTTAACggaagatatttttttttaaattgaataGAAACTCATTGGCTTTTGTGAGGTCAATGGTCAATGAACCGATTCATGGTTCTAATTGCGCACGCACAGCGAGATACATCGTGGGCAATATATCAAAGACAAATGTCCCTAACTTGCAAATGATTCTTGTCTAGACTCTGCTTGAATAAAGTGCAGACGTGTTTAGttaatgtctcaggggccttcaaccttgacatattacccacagtgcATCTCGCTGTGCGTGCGCATTTGGAAGCATGGACCGGCCTATTTCCAGATCTGCCTATTTCGAAGAGTTGTTAtgcagtgggaggggggcatggtgtACACAAACTGTTGACACGGCTATGCAGATGAAGTGAGGTTTCACACGAAGGCTATGATGACGTAGCCCACGGCGAGCAGCAGCACGTTGGCGACAGTGATGGCGGTAACGGCGTCCACACCGGAGCACTCGTCTGCCGCCACCCACGGGAACTCAATCACGGGGGGCACAGGGCGCTAAAAATAAAGAAATcgataaatacatgtagaccTATAGATAATTCCACGGCCAGTGTTCCGAAGAACTTTCACAACTCGTCCCACCACAGATACTTTTTCAGCGTACTACCTGGTTCTCCTCTgactcacaccactatactgCACTACTACTGCCTCAAAGTCATTCTACagcaacagcttttttccacgaactgcaaaactttggaattccctcccagcccactgcttttcCCCCGAATACaccctacaaaccttcaaaacaaacatacaccgatGTCTgtcacctatgccacattagttcaattagttcaatgccgagaagtggcctcttacggccttgcattgagcgagatcgttaaaaaaaaagaccactGGAGGTTTCATTTTCTTATGCCTcgctccacccaagtgtaacaAGGAggatattatgtgtgggtcacgacaccagcaatataGCTGcatgtgtcccacatgtattgcggagagagactcgggagctataataggtttggattccaggctatgatatttgcggagagagactcgggagctataataggtttggattttAGGCTATAAAACTGGATCAGATTCATTCATGGTCAGCGTTCAAACATCCGTCCCAACACAAGTAAAGTAGACTTCCGCGATGTCCAAACGATCCTAATCCTAAGCATAAGAAAACGAAACCTCCTGAATTCTACgtgtatcaatcaataaatgCATGTGTAGACCCCCGATTTTCAAACGACCCTCATGCCTTCTTGGGGATAAACGACCCACTAACTTCTTTTATtctctatttatttattgcttCACTTGggggctattactaagggcgaacccatgtgcggccatagtaCTGTAGGTTTTcgaaccactcacaccaggaaggacccccactcttttcgataagtgctgTGGATTCTTTAAAGTGctcgaggcgtggctctcctcaaacacgggacctccatttaacgtcctatcagagtcggggcatatcggtggtttcgaacccgggacctctcggttgtgggcgaaacaccctaccgattgcgccacacgatgccactaacttcttacatgtgacttttcagaAACGAGACGAAAAAATGTGTCAAAATTATATAACagatctccaagaagatctccaagcagatcggTGACATATTTTCCACCTGAGGCCCTTGGGTGGGTGCCGTTTTGCCAGCGGTACATCTAGCCTTTATTATTATCCCTATCATTTAGAACTGAACAGTAAAGTAGCATTAAAACCTGGATGAAGAAAATAGCCGGGATAGTAgtattgtgatggttttatccCATATTTTCACCACTATGAGATTGGGTTCGCCAGTATGAGATTTGGATAATAATCATAATCTCATACTGGTGAAAATATGGGATAAAGTCATCACAATACCACTATCCCGACTACTTTTTAATTCGGGTTTTAATGCTACTATACTCTTCAGTACTAAATAAGAGGGATTGATAGTCAGGTCtgtacatctgtttggagattactatTGTTTTAAGTAGAGAGGAGCTGTACTGACCGTTCTGTTCCCGTGCACTACATTATTGTTCTTGTCCACGCACTGCTCGAACCTTTGCGCCTGTGTTTCCCCTTGCTAttgtaaaacaacaacacaagacGTCAGCACATCACTAAACACATAAACAGAGGAAAAAATCTGCATTGAAGTGAAAATTAATAAAAACTTGTAAGATACCCATGTATAGTGCAACCACCAAAAGGCACCATTTATTCTGTAAAAAGTACTATGTCACTTTGGTTGTTTGTCCAAATCAATCTATAAACATGCACCATTACACATACATATCTTTGATATATAAGTATGATTTCCATGCATGTGCTAGCCACGTTCATCGTAGAGTGACAGAAACTGATCAATGGACTCATAAAAtcataagggccctgtcacacttgtgcgtatatgcaagtctgcatgagttgcgtattaacaggTTTTTGTTTGGagtaagtttgcagccgaagaagtcatttctttgcttcgataactaggctgcacagcgGTGGGTGAATTAAGTAGAAACGAAAtttttccctgcaaactttacataaaccaaaaagaTGTTCacgcgcaactcatacgcacaagtgtgacagggcctttatcAAAACATATGTTTGCATAGATAATCAACTACAGCCAAACAAAGCacacgaaaaaaatatttcacggaggtataaGATCTTTAGTTTTGGCTCTTGTCGTGGAAAGCTTTGCCTTACGTATACGCCCAAGCCGGCATGTTCCGAAGTTCTTCTGTCGAAACTATCactgacaaaacaaaaaataaacgtatCACCGACCTGAAACGCTGCCCGTATCTCGTCAGTCCAAGTCACGTGCGGGATGATCTCATCAGCGGTCAGGTTCACCAAGTTGTCTGGCGCCGTGGCGATAAAATCGGCCCTGGTATCGCTAATGAGAAATGGGAGAGAGATGAGTTCAGTTCAGTGAAGAGATAGATGGTAAAGGACACtgtagtctcatagcctttttgatcGTAATGGTAGTGGTAATCTCATGGTATACGTAGCCTTTTGAAGCCGTAGggtcagtgggttgttaatccagtattgtgtctagggcacggtattggaaggcagagaccaaccctctccttccacctactttcacctccccaacctaagtcaggtacccattgtacacctgggtagagCGAGGaaagtctttcccaagggcacaagatcggtggcatgaCTGGATTCTCTCTGGGCAATGCATCCCAGTTTTCGGACAGTGAGTGTGACCTAATAAAATTACACTCAAAACAATGGGCTCCCATCCAGAAATATCCTGGCAGTGCAGACACCCTACTAGTTTCAAAGTGctttgaaccaaggaggtttatgattaaacctccttgtttgaacaaatattatggtaGAGTGCTACGTTGCTACATTCGTTACATGaggtaagatcaacccagacttTCGCCGTGGAAATAATTCTTCAATGCGACACTTGTTAAAGACGTTTTATTATGCTGCTAGTGTTAGATGTTTAttcgcaatttggcgcaattaGGCGCAGCCCAGAGAGATACTCATTTAAGACATGACGACTCGAAGTTTACCTGAACACTGTGGCTGTGGCGCCTAGACTATACAGGTACCAGTATGACATAGGCCAGCTCTCACACCGACTCAGTTCCATCTTGGGGTAGTACAGCAGCCAGGCGATACACATCTCGTTCTGAGTAGCCAGACCTCCCTGAACACGGGATAAATTACAGTGtttaaatgttgaaaaaaaataccaaacaaaattgaacaaaaacGTGAATGGAGTAGGCAGAGTCCTTAAGTGTGTGGTGTCCTTTCGATTTTTGATGAATGTAGCTTGAAATGTAAGGCAAATTTGATGTATAAACAAGAACAAAGCTTCCTTATGCCTCCTTATATCagacattttttaaatattatgCCTGCCTATCGGCACATCGCAAAGCATCTTTCCCACTGGCGCCCATATATGGCAAAAGACAGGCATATTGCTGGAAATAGAAGACAGGAAATGGCATCATCTATTCAGAGTcttttgacctaacttcctgtcattgttcCCGACGTGCCTAACATGTGGGAACCAGTCACTTTACCTCATTCACATTACTACGGACACACTGACAAGCAAATATAcgaacagacacaccgaaatcTTAAAAGAAAACCTCCGCACACATAGGAAATCCTGCACAGATGTAAAGATTTAGTCATGCGAATGCAACATACGTAAGTGACGTCGCTTCTGTCCGTCGTGTCGTAGGTACACTCCATCAAGATGCTGTCGCCCTAAGGAACAAGAGAGAAACATCCTTAcactgaataatttcatcaggttggcgaatgactgaatagcaaggttcctttattcacaaccaagtattttacaagagccgacgtttcgacgactgtctgtcatcttcatcagggcaatactcttgccctgatgaagatgacagacagtcgtctAAGTACTCTTGTGCATTGCCTTGATGAAGATCACAGACAGTCCTCTGATACTCtttagtattgccctgatgaagatgacagacagtcgtcgaaacgtcggcacttgtaaaatactttgttgtgaataaaagaaccttgctattcgaGAGAGAAGCAGACTTACACAAATGGTAAACTAGTCTATCTATTCCGAGTTGTGTCGGCTGGCATCATGAGACATTATGACAACAGGAATAAATCTTACAAAAACTGTCACACCAAAAGTATCTACAAAagtgtacaacattttcttaaacaATGACAAACATGTTATATTGACATGCCATTTGGCAGATATGACGTACCATCatatcttaaaggcacccagagcattttatgaggcttgaaatttgaattaaaaaactttctaagtcattcctacacatagtaagtttcaataacaatatataccattacatatcgacattaaaggagcaaagatacgatgtcgttgtgaggtgagaactgatagaaaatccaagccctaatagactgatcctgactgtccatcacaattagcggttcgaccaatgagagaatgactgcatgtccgtcaaatgtttgcatttttatgttttaattttgcatttctacgttttgacgaaggtgggcggggctatggcatcggtctatttacactagacgcgtgaaactaaaagatcaccatgtgacttatttttgtgccgcttttgagcgcttttgaaaagaaatccgtACGcgaatgtggtaaacagtggcattagatgtcaatttcatagagattacagcaactagaatatttccagttttcaagcctcataaaatactctgggtgcctttaaaagaaagaagaaatttgAAATAGCAAAGACCGTACCGGCAGAATTTGTGTTGCCTGCTCCATGGGGACGGTTTCCTGGTAGTTGAAGTCGTAGAACTCGTCTTTGAACAACTCCTGGCGCTCATTCGCCCCTCGGACGTGCCGGACGCTCACGCTCCTGCCGGCCAGGTGGGCGTGCGCAAACGCGGCAAGGACATTCAAAGAAGTCGCCGAAACGTCCTCCATTCCCTGTATCATAGGAGggattcattcatttcatttatttcattttttcagGGAGAATACACTCAGACTGTGAAGCCTTTTATTTAGGTAGCCCTGATTTTACgtataaaaacacaaactacgaCTAATAACACAGTAACAATAATAACCAATCAAGCATAAAAGCCATGttacatacagtacagatatcaATTACCGCCGGTAGTGCCATTATTAAAGGACTTGTAAGTAAGTGCAGTTCTTTGTTTCAGCGAGAGGCTGTTCCATAACTCAGTCCCATAATGTTGTAGACTGCTGAGGTATGATGCTACTCTAGCTGAAGGACAGTGAAGCAGGTGGGGGTCGTAATCCCGAATTCGTTTGGCCTCTGTGCGTGTTCGATCTCTTTGTGTAGGTGGAGACTTTCATCGAAAGAGTTCTGCCATGTACATTGGCGCCCTTCCCCGAACTGACATGAAAACTGTCATCTATGGAAGCATCTAAAATTTAGAACTGAAGGAACTTGTTGCCGCCAAGCACAGTATGGACACCCTCACTAGATAGCTGTGAATAATGCCTtaagctagatgtgcaaaggtaaggcgtgacaggtcattcagtgtaaattgaacagctgctaccgcgccgcgtgtctgcgaagccgctgtgttacgccgaagggtggttataatGCATATGTCGATATAGACGGATAGATTCATATGTGTCATATACAGGTATCTAATGTCTAAAATCCAAATTCAAACAAAAGTTATATCAGCGTCAGAATATTACAGAAACACAAGACATGACCAACATTAATTTAAGACGTTCACCTGTTGCAGGCATTCGGAATAGCAGTGAGCCACGGTGGTGTGAGAAGCGCTCCCTGGCGGAATTTTCTGGGACTGCCCCACCTCAACTCCTACCTGCAGCACGCCGACTTCGTTCGTTCGCAGTGTTGAAGTAAGGTAGAGCCGCAATCCGGAACTGTCCACGATATCTGGGATAAAACAGCATGAGCATATTACTCATATCCAGTCTAAAGACACTGCCTGCATCAGCCAGTCTCTTTTAGGGAGTGTAGGGAGTGTAATATTGCAAAAGAGACatgtaattatgcaaatatacaaacacaTTTTCAAAGAGGCCTGTTCATtgttccaactgcgcatgctcaTTGAGATGCATTCTGGGTTATATGTAAACaatgaaggcccctaacttgtaaacgtTTCTTGTCTACACCATTGTTAATACACGTTAAGACGTGTTTGGATACGTGTTTATGCCTCGGGTACCGTTAACTTCGAAATATTACCCACAGTGCAACTCGCTGCGCATGAGCAGTTGGAACTATCTCAACTCCATCGACTGTAGGGTCCGTCTTACCGTTCCTCAGGTCCGGGTTGTCATAATGTGTTTCCATCATGAGGAAAGTAGGATCATTCGTATCCCCCATGGAGATCCCAGCGTTGTCTGGTAAGTTGAAGACCTGGattaatgtaaaagtatgataattGCAGCTAGTGAACATCATCTCTAACTAAGAATGACCTTCCGATCCATTCGACCATAAAGAATGAAATTGCTTATTCATTTGACTGACATCCGTCAATGCCGATTTACATTCGGCACAATGTGCACAGTACTAAGGAATGCCCCCAGGCCAGGGTTGCAATTAGATTCTAGTAGGCTTGTGGAGACCTGCGCAACATTGACCAATCCCTACAAATTGCGCCGTGATTGAACGGACACCGGCCGTCTTGTTGCCAAAAATGTCCTTGTAGATCTCCCAGACTCGTCGGGTGAGCTATTTTCCTGCTGTGACATGGGTACGACGATATTTGATTAGAATAATTCACATGATTAtaatttttgtatgattttgatctgtctttataaattgtatatgatgtttacaactcaaaatttactTACTTGTTCCTCTTCTTTATGGtataatttttatttgttctttcgttaattttgcttcattttgattatgtataactACTGTCTAGTTTCGAGGGGGCcccacgaaaagccacataggcttctgaccccccctgcatgtttttatttgccctgtttatctatggtttta carries:
- the LOC136438786 gene encoding DBH-like monooxygenase protein 1 homolog, encoding MGPAFALVVFTTVFNGVTAVGTGVTFTNSAYLDEAMNVFLQWRRDESTVTMQLEVQTRGMVAVGFSPNGNMPGSDIFAGYVGDDGQPYFHDYYAEAQEHPVYDGDSSQNYYDVLATENDTHTIVCFTRRIVLCDSNDRKIYNGTNRVIWAYHADDPTSERSLIYHGATNRGSRSLHILYPRTEPALPDDVQTIELLNQNYTVPDSSSTTYLCKGFKVPNLGGKRHLIRWEPVIQSGNEGVVHHFVLYQCGPGVPDPDTHDGAEYICYSNMPGEWYQCSITLLAWAIGGTVFNLPDNAGISMGDTNDPTFLMMETHYDNPDLRNDIVDSSGLRLYLTSTLRTNEVGVLQVGVEVGQSQKIPPGSASHTTVAHCYSECLQQGMEDVSATSLNVLAAFAHAHLAGRSVSVRHVRGANERQELFKDEFYDFNYQETVPMEQATQILPGDSILMECTYDTTDRSDVTYGGLATQNEMCIAWLLYYPKMELSRCESWPMSYWYLYSLGATATVFSDTRADFIATAPDNLVNLTADEIIPHVTWTDEIRAAFQQGETQAQRFEQCVDKNNNVVHGNRTRPVPPVIEFPWVAADECSGVDAVTAITVANVLLLAVGYVIIAFV